The genomic segment CGCCGCGCTCGCGGGTGGTCTCGCCGTGATGGCCGCCGATCTTGCCGCGCGCACCGTGATCGCGCCCGCGCAATTGCCGGTGGGCGTCGTCACCGCGTTGATCGGCGTGCCGATGTTCCTGTGGATGCTCCTGCGGAGACCGCGATGACGCTGCATCTCGATGCCATCGTGCTTCGCGCGGGCGCGCGCACGCTGATCGACGGTCTCACGCAGACGATGTCGGCGGGCGAGGTGTGGTGCATCGCCGGGCCGAACGGCGCGGGCAAGACGACGCTCATCAACGTGCTGGCGGGCCTCATGAAACCCGCATTGGGCCGTGTGTCGCTCGAAGGCCGCGCGCTCGCGTCATGGCGCGCGGCGGAACTCGCACGCGCACGCGCGTTGATGCCGCAAGCCACCCACGACGCGTTCAGCGCGACCGTGCTCGATACCGTGCTGCTCAATCGCTTTCCGTATCTGGCCGGCTGGGGCTGGGAAAGCGACGACGACCGCAACGCCGCGCGCGCCGCGCTCGACATGCTCGGCCTCGCGGCGTTCGCCGCGCGCGACGTGCTGACGCTCTCCGGCGGCGAACGCCAGCGCGTCGCACTGGCGGCAGTGCTGTGCCAGAACGCGCCGCTGCTGTTGCTCGACGAACCGCTCTCGCATCTCGATCTGCATCATCAGATCGATTGTCTTCATGCACTGCGCGACGCGGCGCGCGAGCACGCGCGCACCATCGTGTTCTCGTGCCACGATCTGAATCTCGCGCGCCGTTTCGCGACGCACGCATTGTTGCTCGACGGTCGAGGCGGCGCCTTCGCGGGCCGCGTCACCGACGTCCTGACGCCCGAACGCGCCAGCGCGGCTTTCGGCTATCCGCTCGCGTTGATCCGCGACGGCGAGCACGAAGCGCTCGTGC from the Caballeronia sp. NK8 genome contains:
- a CDS encoding ABC transporter ATP-binding protein; amino-acid sequence: MTLHLDAIVLRAGARTLIDGLTQTMSAGEVWCIAGPNGAGKTTLINVLAGLMKPALGRVSLEGRALASWRAAELARARALMPQATHDAFSATVLDTVLLNRFPYLAGWGWESDDDRNAARAALDMLGLAAFAARDVLTLSGGERQRVALAAVLCQNAPLLLLDEPLSHLDLHHQIDCLHALRDAAREHARTIVFSCHDLNLARRFATHALLLDGRGGAFAGRVTDVLTPERASAAFGYPLALIRDGEHEALVPSIHRS